In the genome of Pseudomonas protegens, one region contains:
- a CDS encoding dipeptidase: protein MDFSLKHLAAATLMLASLSAFTSSAQANITAQQSAAILKTFNDAPAGDFRQFLGALAKSETGKSANLGPAIAAFLDKQSLSAEQQNEIHRLLGIYARVKYGQAATQTLRELVAIPTFNIDGVPQYKNPEFLKIAAKIQDLAKAFDLNFRNVDNRVYEISLEGSGDEVVGIHAHADVVPVTPENWVLEDGTRLDPFKVTQIGDRLYGRGTEDDKNGIVVALYAMKIIKEEKLPLARNFKLLVDTTEETSGDAIPYYFEHNPVPQYNLALDGGYPVVIAEKGYGTVMATFARRAAEGKGAEITHLTGGLATNQIPSTSVATLKSDNPAQLAASLQQAGAEYAKAHGGNFQVAAKVAGQDVQLTVTGVSAHSSEPESGVNPVARMLDFIHSLDGKVALKHNAFTDAARYLADNWGLDYLGKQLGIGFADDFMGPLTTSPTLVSVDDHALKLAVNLRVPKGKTPGALKAEITDKLGAWSKKTQVAVKLDTSIAAPMYRNPEGEWVKALLAVASENLGMAHKFGTSAGATSVHELPNGVQFGLARPEVKYTGHTDNEFKTQEQFLLDLQIVTEMMGRIGQLPKL, encoded by the coding sequence ATGGATTTCTCTCTCAAGCACCTGGCTGCGGCCACCCTGATGCTCGCCAGCCTGTCCGCGTTCACCAGCAGTGCCCAGGCCAACATCACCGCGCAGCAAAGCGCGGCCATCCTCAAGACCTTCAACGACGCCCCGGCCGGTGACTTCCGCCAGTTCCTCGGCGCCCTGGCCAAGAGCGAAACGGGCAAGAGCGCCAACCTGGGTCCGGCCATCGCCGCCTTCCTCGACAAACAGTCCCTGAGCGCCGAACAGCAGAACGAAATCCATCGCCTGCTGGGTATCTACGCCCGGGTCAAGTACGGCCAGGCCGCCACCCAAACCCTGCGCGAACTGGTGGCCATCCCCACCTTCAACATCGACGGCGTGCCGCAATACAAGAACCCCGAGTTCCTCAAGATCGCCGCCAAGATCCAGGACCTGGCCAAGGCCTTCGACCTGAACTTTCGCAACGTCGACAACCGGGTCTACGAGATTTCCCTGGAAGGCAGCGGCGATGAAGTCGTGGGCATCCACGCCCACGCCGACGTGGTGCCGGTGACCCCGGAAAACTGGGTGCTGGAAGACGGCACCCGCCTCGACCCGTTCAAGGTCACCCAGATCGGCGACCGCCTGTATGGCCGCGGCACCGAGGACGACAAGAACGGCATCGTGGTCGCGCTCTACGCGATGAAGATCATCAAGGAAGAGAAGCTGCCCCTGGCCAGGAACTTCAAACTGCTGGTGGACACCACCGAGGAAACCAGCGGCGACGCGATTCCCTACTACTTCGAGCACAACCCGGTGCCGCAATACAACCTGGCCCTGGATGGCGGCTACCCGGTGGTGATCGCCGAGAAAGGCTACGGCACGGTGATGGCAACCTTTGCCCGGCGCGCCGCCGAGGGTAAAGGCGCCGAGATCACCCACCTCACCGGTGGCCTGGCGACCAACCAGATCCCCTCCACCTCGGTCGCCACCCTGAAGAGCGACAACCCGGCGCAACTGGCCGCCAGCCTGCAACAGGCCGGGGCCGAATACGCCAAGGCCCATGGCGGCAACTTCCAGGTCGCGGCCAAGGTGGCGGGCCAGGATGTGCAATTGACCGTCACCGGCGTCTCCGCCCACTCCTCCGAGCCCGAGTCCGGGGTCAACCCGGTGGCGCGGATGCTGGATTTCATCCACAGCCTGGACGGCAAGGTCGCTCTCAAGCACAACGCCTTCACCGACGCCGCCCGCTACCTCGCCGACAACTGGGGCCTGGACTACCTGGGCAAGCAACTGGGCATCGGTTTTGCCGACGACTTCATGGGCCCGCTGACCACCTCGCCGACCCTGGTCAGCGTGGATGACCACGCCCTCAAGCTGGCGGTCAACCTGCGGGTGCCCAAGGGCAAGACCCCAGGCGCGCTGAAGGCCGAAATCACCGACAAGCTGGGCGCCTGGAGCAAGAAAACCCAGGTGGCGGTGAAGCTTGACACCTCCATCGCCGCGCCGATGTACCGCAACCCCGAAGGCGAATGGGTCAAGGCCTTGCTGGCGGTGGCCAGCGAGAACCTGGGCATGGCACACAAGTTCGGCACCTCCGCCGGCGCCACCTCGGTGCACGAGCTGCCCAACGGCGTGCAGTTCGGCCTGGCGCGTCCCGAGGTCAAGTACACCGGCCACACCGACAACGAGTTCAAGACCCAGGAGCAGTTCCTGCTGGACCTGCAGATCGTCACTGAAATGATGGGCCGCATCGGCCAGTTGCCCAAGCTCTGA
- a CDS encoding DUF1028 domain-containing protein — translation MTFSIVGRCAETGQLGVAISSSSIAVGARCPWLRAGVGAVATQNVTLPALGPQILDLLEHHKLDPAGALDQALGRNGWSQYRQVTVIDGQGRTALFTGQQALGSHHALAGEQCVAAGNLLAGTGVIEAMVQAFEQTPGILVERLLAALHAAMAAGGEAGPVHSAALSVVDDLTWPIVDLRVDWADADPIGQLAGLWQAYRPQMQDYLTRALDPTAAPSYGVPGNE, via the coding sequence ATGACTTTTTCCATCGTTGGCCGTTGCGCCGAAACCGGCCAGTTGGGCGTCGCCATCAGTTCGTCGAGCATCGCGGTCGGTGCCCGTTGCCCCTGGCTGCGGGCCGGAGTGGGGGCGGTGGCCACCCAGAACGTCACCCTGCCGGCCCTGGGGCCGCAGATTCTCGACCTGCTGGAACATCACAAGCTTGACCCCGCCGGGGCCCTGGATCAGGCCCTGGGCCGCAACGGCTGGAGCCAGTACCGCCAGGTCACGGTGATTGACGGCCAGGGGCGCACGGCGCTGTTCACGGGCCAGCAAGCCCTGGGCAGCCACCACGCGCTGGCCGGCGAGCAATGCGTGGCCGCCGGCAACCTGCTGGCGGGCACTGGGGTGATCGAGGCCATGGTCCAGGCGTTCGAACAGACGCCGGGGATTCTGGTCGAGCGTTTGTTGGCGGCGCTGCACGCGGCCATGGCCGCCGGTGGCGAGGCGGGGCCGGTGCATTCGGCGGCGCTGAGCGTGGTGGACGATTTGACCTGGCCCATCGTCGACCTGCGGGTGGACTGGGCCGATGCCGACCCCATCGGCCAGCTTGCCGGCCTGTGGCAGGCCTACCGGCCGCAGATGCAGGATTACCTGACCCGGGCCCTGGACCCCACGGCGGCCCCCAGCTACGGAGTGCCGGGCAATGAATGA
- a CDS encoding NAD(P)/FAD-dependent oxidoreductase, with product MTVEQQLQVDTLVVGAGQAGVAMSEHLSKLGVPHLVLERSRIAEAWRSARWDSLVANGPAWHDRFPGMPFALPDDAFAAKEQVADYFEAYARTFNAPIRTGVEVRKVQRNLGRPGFTVETSDGVIQARRVVAATGPFQRPVIPPIAPANDRLTQIHSAEYRNPQQLPEGAVLVVGAGSSGVQIADELQRAGRRVYLSVGAHDRPPRSYRNRDFCWWLGVLGEWDAEIAKPGREHVTIAVSGARGGQTIDFRALAHQGITLVGLTQAFAGEQVTFKADLLDNLARGDENYLALLDAADAYVERNGLDLPLEPEARRRLPDPDCVKQPILELDLQQAGINSIIWATGYAVDFSWLQVDTFSEQGKPLHQRGVSREPGVYFLGLPWLSRRGSSFIWGVWHDAKHIADHIATQRKYQAYGSPAPTEVPVHNLSSVGAL from the coding sequence ATGACCGTAGAACAACAATTGCAAGTGGACACCCTGGTGGTCGGCGCGGGTCAGGCCGGCGTGGCCATGAGCGAGCACCTGAGCAAGCTCGGCGTGCCCCATCTGGTGCTGGAACGCAGCCGCATCGCCGAAGCCTGGCGCAGCGCGCGCTGGGATTCCCTGGTGGCCAACGGGCCGGCCTGGCATGACCGCTTTCCCGGGATGCCCTTCGCCCTGCCGGACGATGCCTTCGCCGCCAAGGAGCAGGTGGCGGACTACTTCGAAGCCTATGCCCGCACCTTCAATGCGCCGATCCGCACCGGGGTCGAGGTGCGCAAGGTGCAGCGCAATCTCGGTCGCCCGGGCTTCACCGTCGAAACCTCCGACGGGGTGATCCAGGCCCGGCGCGTGGTGGCCGCCACCGGTCCGTTCCAGCGTCCGGTGATCCCGCCGATTGCCCCGGCCAATGACCGCCTGACGCAGATCCACTCCGCCGAGTACCGCAACCCCCAGCAACTGCCCGAGGGCGCGGTGCTGGTGGTGGGGGCGGGTTCGTCCGGGGTGCAGATCGCCGATGAACTGCAGCGGGCGGGGCGCCGGGTCTATCTGTCGGTGGGCGCCCATGACCGGCCGCCGCGTTCCTATCGCAACCGGGATTTCTGCTGGTGGCTCGGGGTGCTGGGGGAGTGGGATGCGGAGATCGCCAAGCCCGGTCGCGAACACGTGACCATCGCCGTCAGCGGCGCTCGCGGCGGCCAGACCATCGACTTTCGCGCCCTGGCCCACCAGGGCATCACCCTGGTCGGGCTGACCCAGGCCTTTGCCGGCGAGCAGGTGACCTTCAAGGCCGACCTGCTGGACAACCTGGCCCGGGGCGACGAGAACTACCTGGCGCTGCTGGATGCCGCCGATGCCTATGTCGAGCGCAACGGCCTCGACCTGCCGCTGGAGCCCGAGGCCCGCCGACGCCTGCCGGACCCGGACTGCGTCAAGCAGCCGATCCTCGAACTGGACCTGCAGCAAGCGGGCATCAACTCGATCATCTGGGCCACCGGCTACGCCGTGGACTTTTCCTGGCTGCAGGTCGACACCTTCAGCGAGCAGGGCAAGCCCCTGCACCAGCGCGGCGTGTCCCGCGAGCCGGGGGTGTATTTCCTCGGCCTGCCCTGGCTGTCGCGCCGCGGTTCGTCGTTTATCTGGGGGGTGTGGCACGACGCCAAGCACATCGCCGACCACATCGCCACCCAGCGCAAATACCAAGCCTATGGCAGCCCGGCCCCGACCGAGGTGCCGGTTCACAACCTCAGCAGCGTGGGAGCCCTCTGA
- a CDS encoding DUF1801 domain-containing protein has translation MGKTEDAVLALLEDIGSTHGHLLQVVQRVRQVVEECCGPVAESVKYGGILFSRVAPFCGVYAYTGHVSVEFGQGYRFEDPHRVLEGSGKFRRHIKLRTLSDVQDQHLADYIRQALNHSFLELNT, from the coding sequence ATGGGTAAAACCGAGGATGCCGTTCTGGCCTTGCTCGAGGACATCGGCAGCACCCACGGCCACCTGCTGCAGGTGGTGCAACGGGTACGCCAGGTGGTGGAGGAGTGTTGCGGCCCGGTCGCCGAATCGGTGAAGTACGGGGGCATCCTGTTTTCCCGTGTCGCGCCGTTCTGCGGGGTCTATGCCTATACCGGACATGTGTCGGTGGAGTTTGGCCAGGGCTATCGGTTCGAAGACCCGCATCGGGTTCTGGAAGGCTCGGGAAAGTTTCGTCGACATATCAAACTGCGGACACTGTCGGATGTTCAAGACCAGCACCTTGCCGACTATATAAGGCAGGCACTCAATCACTCGTTCCTGGAACTGAACACTTAA
- a CDS encoding VOC family protein, with the protein MKFGYTIVYVPDVEASIRFFEDAFGFSRRFLDESADYGELDSGATTLAFASRELAHANGEGGYQFCSPQQQPLGIEIALVTDDVPKAHAKALAAGATEHAPVQKKPWGQVVSYVRCPAGILVELCTPVGQ; encoded by the coding sequence GTGAAGTTTGGATACACGATTGTTTATGTCCCCGATGTCGAAGCCTCGATCCGTTTCTTCGAAGACGCCTTTGGCTTCTCCCGGCGCTTTCTCGACGAATCCGCTGATTACGGTGAACTCGACAGCGGCGCCACTACCCTGGCGTTCGCCAGTCGCGAGCTGGCCCATGCCAACGGCGAAGGCGGCTACCAGTTCTGCAGCCCCCAGCAACAACCCCTGGGCATCGAGATCGCCCTGGTCACCGACGACGTGCCCAAGGCCCATGCCAAGGCCCTGGCTGCCGGCGCCACGGAACATGCGCCAGTGCAGAAAAAGCCCTGGGGGCAGGTGGTGTCCTATGTTCGCTGCCCGGCGGGGATCCTGGTGGAACTGTGCACCCCGGTGGGCCAGTGA
- a CDS encoding glycosyltransferase family 2 protein, translated as MSPLPPDSQGRERLEAIAATCALVLETNNLRGGQDALEALHSLERLIARLARQSLAPQSFAQWIITHDGLDLEARQALCALAGRPVDFVEIDGGTGYYEAKNVGFDAVDRQCCQYVVFADADCIPCATWLEQLLGPLAGPDAPLAVAGRTSYAPSVAGSALTAIDFMYFPSPLRQGATRNFYANNVVFRCDAFERYRYQPLDGVYRAHCQVMGLRLQAAGVAVLYAPAAHTEHRLPDSQGEVLKLRWLRGGDSVDLTPYLVRAYLPGWLQWLARSGPLGPLCVMLGRLGYSLRALNHQDLPPVRGLRRLGAMAMVTGISLLDTAGAVVRGCGLEIGRSSARHSEALSYHRHLD; from the coding sequence ATGTCGCCGTTGCCTCCCGACAGCCAAGGGCGCGAGCGCCTGGAGGCGATTGCCGCCACCTGCGCTCTGGTGCTGGAAACCAACAACCTGCGTGGCGGCCAGGACGCCCTGGAGGCCCTGCACAGTCTTGAACGGCTGATCGCCCGGCTGGCCCGGCAGAGTCTGGCGCCCCAGTCCTTTGCCCAGTGGATCATTACCCACGATGGCCTCGACCTTGAGGCGCGCCAGGCCTTGTGCGCCCTGGCGGGGCGGCCGGTGGATTTTGTCGAGATCGATGGCGGCACCGGCTACTACGAAGCCAAGAATGTCGGCTTCGACGCGGTCGACCGGCAGTGCTGCCAGTACGTGGTGTTTGCCGACGCCGACTGCATTCCCTGTGCCACCTGGCTGGAGCAGTTGCTTGGCCCACTGGCCGGGCCCGACGCACCGCTGGCGGTGGCCGGGCGCACCAGCTATGCGCCCAGCGTCGCCGGCAGCGCCCTGACCGCCATCGACTTCATGTACTTCCCCAGCCCCTTGCGCCAGGGCGCCACGCGTAACTTCTATGCCAACAACGTGGTTTTTCGTTGCGACGCCTTCGAGCGCTACCGCTACCAGCCGCTGGACGGGGTGTACCGGGCCCATTGCCAGGTCATGGGCCTGCGCTTGCAAGCGGCCGGGGTGGCGGTGCTCTATGCCCCCGCGGCCCACACCGAGCATCGTTTGCCCGACAGCCAGGGCGAAGTGCTCAAGCTGCGCTGGCTCAGGGGCGGCGACAGTGTCGACCTGACCCCTTATCTGGTTCGCGCCTACCTGCCGGGCTGGCTGCAATGGCTCGCTCGCAGCGGGCCGCTCGGCCCCCTGTGCGTGATGCTCGGACGCCTGGGCTACAGCCTGCGGGCCCTCAATCATCAGGACCTGCCGCCCGTGCGCGGGTTGCGGCGCCTGGGGGCGATGGCCATGGTCACGGGCATTTCCCTGCTCGATACCGCCGGTGCCGTGGTCCGTGGTTGCGGACTTGAGATCGGCCGCTCCAGCGCGCGCCACAGTGAAGCGCTGTCCTATCACCGCCACCTGGATTGA
- a CDS encoding fatty acid desaturase family protein: MSQPEPRAGDNRSLRAFVPEAELFELKPWIAVLALLADWGLIAAAFSAAALWPHPLTYLLAALLIARSQLALAVLMHESAHGLLLRGQALNDAVGQWLAAGPLFLSMATYRAGHLKHHRQPMRHDDPVMAVFGMGDYPLPRGKLARRLLADLLGLGYLISACRLARGDYRAVMPKVDKSAGLLCSEILSMLLSNGLLFGLLAWSGHPWLYPGLWLLPAMTLLPLMGRVRAIMEHAGLPAHADQSQNARSIVRPNWQTFLFGPHAIHYHIEHHLYVRVPFYRLRRLHRQLAARQLLPAGNLYRGYIGVLRDVSDPARRSSAD, translated from the coding sequence GTGTCCCAGCCTGAACCCCGAGCCGGCGACAACCGTTCGCTGCGTGCCTTTGTCCCCGAGGCGGAGCTGTTCGAGCTCAAGCCGTGGATCGCCGTGCTGGCCCTGCTGGCGGACTGGGGCCTGATCGCCGCCGCGTTCAGCGCCGCCGCGCTCTGGCCGCATCCGCTGACCTACCTGCTGGCGGCGCTGCTCATCGCCCGCAGCCAGCTGGCCCTGGCGGTGCTCATGCATGAGAGTGCCCACGGCCTGCTGCTGCGCGGGCAGGCACTCAATGATGCGGTGGGGCAGTGGCTGGCGGCAGGGCCGCTGTTTCTGTCCATGGCGACTTACCGTGCCGGTCATCTGAAGCATCACCGCCAGCCGATGCGGCATGACGATCCGGTGATGGCGGTCTTCGGCATGGGCGATTACCCGCTGCCACGGGGCAAGCTGGCCAGGCGCTTGCTGGCGGATCTGCTCGGGCTGGGTTACCTCATCAGTGCCTGCCGACTGGCCCGGGGCGACTACCGCGCGGTGATGCCAAAAGTCGACAAGTCTGCGGGGCTGCTGTGCTCGGAGATCCTTTCCATGCTGCTGAGCAATGGCCTGCTGTTCGGCCTGCTGGCCTGGAGCGGGCACCCCTGGCTCTATCCCGGCTTGTGGCTGCTGCCGGCAATGACCCTGTTGCCGCTGATGGGCCGGGTGCGGGCGATCATGGAGCACGCCGGCCTGCCGGCCCATGCCGACCAGAGCCAGAACGCCCGCAGCATCGTGCGACCAAACTGGCAGACCTTCCTGTTCGGTCCCCACGCCATCCACTACCACATCGAGCATCACCTCTATGTGCGGGTGCCGTTCTACCGTCTGCGTCGTTTGCATCGGCAACTGGCCGCACGGCAGTTGCTGCCGGCGGGCAATCTCTACCGGGGCTACATCGGGGTGCTGCGCGATGTCAGCGATCCTGCGCGCAGGTCGTCGGCAGACTGA
- a CDS encoding saccharopine dehydrogenase family protein encodes MKKNVLIIGAGGVAKVVAHKCAQHNDELGRIAIASRNISKCQAIIDSVKAKGSLKQPAEIKAFALNALDIEATKALIRETESQIVINVGSAFLNMSVLRACIDTGVAYLDTAIHEEPGKICETPPWYGNYEWKHLEECQEKNITAILGVGFDPGVVNAYAALAKQQHFDRIESIDILDVNAGSHGKYFATNFDPEINFREFTGQVWSWQNSQWTSNTMFEVKRTDDLPVVGSQNLYLTGHDEVHSLSKNLDVPNVRFWMSFGEHYINVFTVLRNLGLLSEQPVKTAEGLEVVPLKVVKAVLPDPASLAPGYTGKTCIGDLVKGTKDGQPREVFIYNVADHEEAYAETDSQGISYTAGVPPVAAALLVARGEWDVQRMVNVEELAAEPFLKALDVMGLPTRIKDEHGDRPWDAAL; translated from the coding sequence TTGAAGAAGAATGTTCTTATCATTGGTGCAGGAGGTGTCGCCAAGGTGGTGGCCCACAAGTGCGCGCAGCACAACGACGAACTCGGTCGTATTGCCATCGCGTCGCGCAACATCTCCAAATGCCAGGCCATCATCGACAGCGTCAAGGCCAAGGGCAGCCTCAAACAGCCCGCTGAAATAAAAGCCTTCGCCCTCAACGCACTGGACATCGAAGCGACCAAGGCGCTGATCCGCGAAACCGAATCGCAGATCGTCATCAACGTCGGTTCCGCCTTCCTCAACATGTCGGTGCTGCGTGCCTGCATCGATACCGGCGTGGCCTACCTGGACACCGCGATCCACGAAGAGCCGGGCAAGATCTGCGAAACGCCGCCCTGGTACGGCAACTACGAGTGGAAGCACCTCGAGGAATGCCAGGAGAAGAACATCACCGCCATTCTCGGCGTGGGCTTCGATCCGGGCGTGGTCAACGCCTATGCGGCCCTGGCCAAGCAACAGCATTTCGACCGCATTGAGTCGATCGACATTCTCGACGTCAATGCCGGATCCCATGGCAAGTATTTCGCCACCAATTTCGACCCGGAAATCAATTTCCGCGAATTCACCGGACAGGTGTGGAGCTGGCAGAACAGCCAGTGGACCAGCAACACCATGTTCGAAGTCAAGCGCACCGACGACCTGCCGGTGGTCGGCTCGCAAAACCTGTACCTGACCGGCCACGACGAAGTGCACTCGCTGTCGAAGAACCTCGACGTGCCCAACGTGCGCTTCTGGATGAGCTTCGGCGAGCACTACATCAATGTGTTCACCGTGCTGCGCAACCTCGGCCTGCTCTCCGAGCAACCGGTCAAGACCGCCGAAGGCCTGGAAGTGGTGCCGCTCAAGGTGGTCAAGGCGGTACTGCCTGATCCGGCCTCCCTGGCCCCGGGCTACACCGGCAAGACCTGCATCGGCGACCTGGTCAAGGGCACCAAGGACGGCCAGCCGCGCGAAGTCTTCATCTACAACGTGGCTGACCACGAAGAAGCCTACGCCGAGACCGACAGCCAGGGCATTTCCTACACCGCCGGCGTGCCGCCCGTGGCCGCCGCCCTGCTGGTGGCCCGTGGCGAGTGGGACGTGCAGCGCATGGTCAACGTCGAGGAGCTGGCCGCCGAGCCGTTCCTCAAGGCGCTGGACGTGATGGGCCTGCCGACCCGGATCAAGGACGAGCATGGCGATCGTCCTTGGGACGCCGCCCTCTAA
- a CDS encoding phosphatase PAP2 family protein, protein MASPLRRLISAARPGQALAAALALLLGLALFIGLQRLVTPRYSWVTPLDQWIPFVAESWFLYVLFFPFVLLAAAYASPQRFRALRNATGLAFVVALLCFWLFPEWLPRPQIDALDNAFLQQRLSRMWQLDLACNGCPSLHVAVTCLACRALRDRPYPWLSAATGLLICLSTLTLKQHTLIDVAGGALLALVCALATQRQGNHRRVPA, encoded by the coding sequence ATGGCCAGTCCCTTGCGCCGCCTGATATCCGCCGCCCGCCCCGGGCAGGCGCTGGCGGCGGCGTTGGCCCTGCTGCTGGGTCTGGCGCTGTTCATCGGCCTGCAGCGCCTGGTCACGCCCCGCTACAGCTGGGTCACGCCGCTGGATCAGTGGATCCCGTTCGTGGCCGAGTCCTGGTTCCTGTATGTGCTGTTCTTTCCCTTTGTCCTGCTGGCGGCGGCCTACGCCAGCCCGCAGCGCTTTCGCGCGCTGCGCAACGCCACCGGCCTGGCCTTCGTCGTCGCGCTGCTGTGCTTCTGGCTGTTTCCGGAGTGGCTGCCCAGGCCGCAGATCGACGCCCTGGACAATGCCTTCCTGCAACAGCGGCTGAGCCGCATGTGGCAACTGGACCTGGCCTGCAACGGCTGTCCCAGCCTGCATGTGGCGGTGACCTGCCTGGCCTGCCGGGCGCTCCGGGACCGCCCGTACCCATGGTTGAGCGCCGCCACCGGCCTGTTGATCTGCCTGTCGACCCTGACCCTCAAACAGCACACGCTGATCGATGTGGCGGGTGGCGCGCTCCTGGCCCTGGTCTGTGCCCTGGCCACCCAACGACAAGGAAACCACCGCCGTGTCCCAGCCTGA
- a CDS encoding RidA family protein — protein MPTHTRIRMFNTKDTYPNQSLDNDLCQAVRAGNTVYVRGQVGTDFDGRLVGLGDPRAQAEQAMKNVKQLLEEAGSDLSHIVKTTTYLTDPRYREPVYQEVGKWLKGVFPISTGLVVSALGQPQWLMEIDVIAVIPE, from the coding sequence ATGCCGACTCATACCCGTATCCGCATGTTCAACACCAAGGACACCTACCCCAACCAGTCCCTGGACAACGACCTGTGCCAGGCGGTGCGCGCCGGCAACACGGTGTACGTTCGCGGTCAGGTCGGCACCGATTTCGACGGCCGGCTGGTGGGCCTGGGCGATCCCCGGGCCCAGGCCGAGCAGGCGATGAAAAACGTCAAGCAGCTGCTGGAGGAGGCGGGCAGCGACCTGTCCCATATCGTCAAGACCACCACCTACCTCACCGATCCGCGCTACCGCGAGCCGGTGTACCAGGAAGTGGGCAAGTGGCTCAAAGGGGTGTTCCCGATCTCCACCGGGCTGGTGGTGTCGGCCCTCGGCCAGCCGCAGTGGCTGATGGAAATCGACGTGATCGCGGTCATTCCCGAGTGA
- a CDS encoding carboxynorspermidine decarboxylase codes for MIKTPYYLIDKQKLLSNMQKIAYVREQSGAKALLALKCFATWSVFDLMQQYMDGTTSSSLYELKLGRQKFAGETHAYSVAWADDEIDEMLANCDKIIFNSISQLQRFADASAGKVRGLRVNPQVSSSDYLLADPARPFSRLGEWDPAKIEGVIEQISGFMFHNNCENGDFGLFDQMLSTIEERFGHLLHKVEWVSLGGGIHFTGEDYALDAFCARLKAFSEKYGVQVYLEPGEAAITQSASLEVTVLDTLYNGKHLAVVDSSIEAHMLDLLIYRLNAKLAPSSGEHSYMICGKSCLAGDIFGEYQFERPLAIGDRLSFVDAAGYTMVKKNWFNGLKMPSIVVKQLDGSVDVVREFGFEDYLSSLS; via the coding sequence ATGATCAAGACGCCGTACTACCTCATCGACAAGCAGAAGCTCTTGAGCAACATGCAGAAGATCGCCTACGTGCGCGAGCAGTCCGGCGCCAAGGCCCTGCTGGCCCTCAAGTGCTTCGCCACCTGGTCGGTGTTCGACCTGATGCAGCAGTACATGGACGGCACCACCTCCTCGTCGCTGTACGAGCTCAAGCTCGGCCGGCAGAAGTTCGCCGGCGAGACCCACGCCTACAGCGTGGCCTGGGCCGACGACGAGATCGACGAGATGCTGGCCAACTGCGACAAGATCATCTTCAACTCCATCAGCCAGCTGCAGCGCTTTGCCGACGCCAGCGCGGGCAAGGTCCGCGGCCTGCGGGTCAACCCCCAGGTCAGCAGCTCGGACTACCTGCTGGCCGACCCGGCCCGGCCGTTCAGCCGCCTGGGCGAATGGGACCCGGCGAAGATCGAAGGCGTGATCGAACAGATCTCCGGCTTCATGTTCCACAACAACTGCGAGAACGGCGACTTCGGCCTGTTCGACCAGATGCTGAGCACCATCGAGGAACGCTTCGGCCACCTGCTGCACAAGGTGGAGTGGGTCAGCCTTGGCGGCGGCATCCACTTCACCGGCGAGGACTACGCCCTGGACGCCTTCTGCGCGCGGCTCAAGGCCTTCTCCGAGAAATACGGCGTGCAGGTCTACCTGGAGCCGGGCGAAGCGGCGATCACCCAGAGCGCATCCCTGGAAGTGACCGTGCTCGACACCCTGTACAACGGCAAGCACCTGGCCGTGGTGGACAGCTCCATCGAAGCGCACATGCTCGACCTGCTGATCTATCGCCTGAACGCCAAGCTGGCCCCCAGCAGCGGCGAACACAGCTACATGATTTGTGGCAAGTCTTGCCTGGCCGGAGACATCTTTGGCGAGTATCAATTCGAACGTCCGCTGGCCATCGGCGATCGACTGTCGTTCGTCGACGCGGCGGGCTACACCATGGTCAAGAAGAACTGGTTCAACGGCCTGAAAATGCCGTCCATCGTTGTGAAACAACTCGATGGTAGCGTCGACGTGGTTCGCGAGTTTGGTTTCGAAGACTACCTGTCCAGCCTTTCCTGA